The following proteins come from a genomic window of Rissa tridactyla isolate bRisTri1 chromosome 13, bRisTri1.patW.cur.20221130, whole genome shotgun sequence:
- the PIWIL1 gene encoding piwi-like protein 1 isoform X2 has protein sequence MTGRARARARGRPPGQEAAIPSVGAASVQQTLPSQPPGFRQPQQPRVPPSVSEPPGGRGRQRGPQSVLKTIGLQISAGFQELSLADRGGRRRDFHDIGVNTRQAIEHVQESKTGSSGVMIKLTTNYFRLMSRPQWALYQYHVCYNPEMEARRLRSALLFQHEELIGKTHAFDGSILFLPKNLGNKVTEVFSRTRNGEDVKITITLTNELPPTSPTCLQFYNIIFRRLLKMLNLQQIGRNYYNPSDPISIPKHRLMVWPGFTTSILQYEESIMLCTDVSYKVLRSETVLDFMYSLYYQVEEQRFRDACAKELIGLIVLTKYNNRTYRVDDIDWDANPRCTFRKADGSEISYVDYYKRQYNQEITDLNQPVLISQSKRKRGNLMPGPVALIPELCFLTGLTEKMRNDFNMMKDLSSHTRVPPEQRKHEIGRLIDYIRKDDNVQKELRDWGLSFDSNLLSFSGRVIQGEKILQSGNVFDYNPQFADWSKETKGAPLICAKPLENWLLIYTRRNYEIANTLLQNLFKVTPSMGIRMNKATMIEVEDRTEAYLRVLQQCITPDTNIAVCVLSSSRKDKYDAIKKYLCTDCPIPSQCVLARTLSKPQTAMAVATKIALQMNCKMGGELWSVEIPLKQVMVVGIDCYHDTLSGKHSIAGFVANLNQTMTRWFSRCVVQGQGQEIVDGLKACLQTALRDWFKWNKYLPSRIIVYRDGVGDGQLHTLVNYEVPQFLDCLKSVGKDYNPRLTVIVVKKRVNTRFFAQSGGALKNPPPGTVVDVEVTRPEWYDFFIVSQAVRNGCVAPTHYNVIYDTSGLKPDHLQRLTYKLCHMYYNWSGVIRVPAPCQYAHKLAFLVGQSIHREPNLLLSDRLYYL, from the exons TCAAAACAATAGGATTACAGATTTCGGCAGGATTTCAGGAGTTGTCTTTAGCAGACAGGGGTGGACGTCGTAGAGATTTCCATGACATTGGGGTAAATACTCGGCAAGCCATAGAGCATGTTCAAGAATCAAAAACTG GTTCTTCAGGTGTTATGATAAAATTAACTACAAATTACTTTCGTTTGATGTCTCGACCCCAGTGGGCTTTATATCAGTACCATGTTTGCTATAATCCTGAGATGGAAGCACGCCGTCTTCGATCAGCTTTGCTCTTTCAGCATGAAGAGCTAATTGGAAAGACACATGCATTTGATGGATCAATATTATTCTTGCCAAAAAACCTAGGGAATAAG GTTACTGAAGTGTTTAGTAGGACTCGAAATGGAGAGGATGTGAAGATAACAATCACATTGACTAATGAGTTGCCACCTACTTCACCTACGTGTCTGCAGTTTTACAACATCATTTTTAGAAG GCTGTTGAAGATGTTGAATTTGCAGCAGATTGGACGTAATTATTACAACCCCAGTGACCCAATCAGCATCCCTAAACACAG GTTGATGGTTTGGCCGGGCTTCACAACTTCTATCCTCCAGTATGAGGAAAGCATTATGTTATGTACAGATGTGAGCTATAAGGTTCTCCGCAGTGAAACAGTGTTGGATTTTATGTACAGTCTGTATTACCAGGTTGAAGAGCAAAGATTTAGAGATGCGTGTGCTAAGGAGCTGATAGGTTTAATTGTTCTTACAAA GTATAATAACAGAACATACAGAGTTGATGACATTGACTGGGATGCCAATCCACGGTGTACCTTTAGAAAAGCAGATGGTTCTGAGATCAGCTATGTGGACTACTACAAAAGG CAGTATAATCAAGAAATTACCGACTTGAACCAGCCTGTCTTGATCAGTCAGTctaagaggaagagaggaaactTGATGCCAGGACCTGTGGCTCTAATTCCAGAGCTGTGCTTCCTAACAG GATTAACTGAGAAGATGCGTAATGATTTTAATATGATGAAAGACTTGTCTAGTCATACACGAGTGCCACCTGAGCAAAGGAAACATGAAATTGGAAGACTTATTGACTACATCCGAAA agatgACAATGTTCAGAAGGAACTCCGAGACTGGGGTTTAAGCTTTGATTCTAATTTATTATCCTTTTCGGGAAGAGTTATTCAAGGAGAAAAGATCCTTCAATCAGGAAATGTG TTTGATTACAATCCTCAGTTTGCTGACTGGTCAAAGGAAACCAAGGGAGCTCCCTTAATCTGTGCAAAGCCTCTAGAAAACTGGTTATTAATATACACACGGCGCAACTATGAGATTGCTAATACATTACTTCAGAATCTGTTTAAAGTCACACCATCTATGGGAATCAGAATGAACAAGGCAACCAT GATTGAAGTAGAAGATAGAACAGAAGCTTATTTAAGGGTTTTACAGCAATGTATTACCCCTGACACAAACATA gcagTTTGTGTTTTGTCTAGTTCCCGAAAGGATAAATATGATGCCATCAAGAAATACTTATGTACAGATTGTCCCATTCCCAGTCAATGTGTGCTTGCTCGCACTTTAAGCAAGCCTCAGACTGCTATGGCTGTAGCAACAAAAATTGCCTTACAAATGAACTGTAAAATGGGTGGAGAACTTTGGAGTGTTGAGATCCCA CTGAAACAGGTGATGGTTGTGGGAATTGATTGTTACCATGACACTTTGTCTGGAAAGCACTCAATCGCAGGATTTGTAGCTAACCTGAATCAAACAATGACACG GTGGTTCTCCCGCTGTGTTGTTCAAGGTCAGGGGCAAGAGATTGTGGATGGGCTCAAGGCCTGCTTGCAAA ctgctctAAGAGACTGGTTCAAGTGGAATAAGTATTTGCCCTCTCGTATTATTGTGTATCGTGATGGTGTAGGAGATGGACAACTGCATACTTTGGTTAATTACGAAGTGCCTCAGTTCCTGGATTGCTTGAAGAGTGTTGGTAAAGACTACAA tcCAAGACTTACTGTGATAGTTGTGAAGAAACGAGTGAATACCAGATTCTTTGCACAGAGTGGTGGAGCACTTAAAAACCCACCCCCTGGTACTGTTGTTGATGTGGAGGTTACCAGACCAGAATG GTATGATTTCTTTATTGTGAGTCAGGCAGTGAGAAATGGTTGTGTTGCACCCACTCATTATAATGTGATTTATGACACTAGCGGTCTGAAACCAGATCACTTACAACGTTTAACCTACAAACTTTGCCACATGTACTATAATTGGTCG ggtgttatcagagtaCCTGCTCCTTGCCAGTATGCTCATAAACTGGCTTTCCTCGTAGGTCAGAGTATTCACAGAGAACCAAACCTGTTGCTTTCAGACAGACTTTACTATCTTTGA
- the PIWIL1 gene encoding piwi-like protein 1 isoform X1 — MTGRARARARGRPPGQEAAIPSVGAASVQQTLPSQPPGFRQPQQPRVPPSVSEPPGGRGRQRGPQSVLQGQNRRKPEGLQISAGFQELSLADRGGRRRDFHDIGVNTRQAIEHVQESKTGSSGVMIKLTTNYFRLMSRPQWALYQYHVCYNPEMEARRLRSALLFQHEELIGKTHAFDGSILFLPKNLGNKVTEVFSRTRNGEDVKITITLTNELPPTSPTCLQFYNIIFRRLLKMLNLQQIGRNYYNPSDPISIPKHRLMVWPGFTTSILQYEESIMLCTDVSYKVLRSETVLDFMYSLYYQVEEQRFRDACAKELIGLIVLTKYNNRTYRVDDIDWDANPRCTFRKADGSEISYVDYYKRQYNQEITDLNQPVLISQSKRKRGNLMPGPVALIPELCFLTGLTEKMRNDFNMMKDLSSHTRVPPEQRKHEIGRLIDYIRKDDNVQKELRDWGLSFDSNLLSFSGRVIQGEKILQSGNVFDYNPQFADWSKETKGAPLICAKPLENWLLIYTRRNYEIANTLLQNLFKVTPSMGIRMNKATMIEVEDRTEAYLRVLQQCITPDTNIAVCVLSSSRKDKYDAIKKYLCTDCPIPSQCVLARTLSKPQTAMAVATKIALQMNCKMGGELWSVEIPLKQVMVVGIDCYHDTLSGKHSIAGFVANLNQTMTRWFSRCVVQGQGQEIVDGLKACLQTALRDWFKWNKYLPSRIIVYRDGVGDGQLHTLVNYEVPQFLDCLKSVGKDYNPRLTVIVVKKRVNTRFFAQSGGALKNPPPGTVVDVEVTRPEWYDFFIVSQAVRNGCVAPTHYNVIYDTSGLKPDHLQRLTYKLCHMYYNWSGVIRVPAPCQYAHKLAFLVGQSIHREPNLLLSDRLYYL, encoded by the exons GATTACAGATTTCGGCAGGATTTCAGGAGTTGTCTTTAGCAGACAGGGGTGGACGTCGTAGAGATTTCCATGACATTGGGGTAAATACTCGGCAAGCCATAGAGCATGTTCAAGAATCAAAAACTG GTTCTTCAGGTGTTATGATAAAATTAACTACAAATTACTTTCGTTTGATGTCTCGACCCCAGTGGGCTTTATATCAGTACCATGTTTGCTATAATCCTGAGATGGAAGCACGCCGTCTTCGATCAGCTTTGCTCTTTCAGCATGAAGAGCTAATTGGAAAGACACATGCATTTGATGGATCAATATTATTCTTGCCAAAAAACCTAGGGAATAAG GTTACTGAAGTGTTTAGTAGGACTCGAAATGGAGAGGATGTGAAGATAACAATCACATTGACTAATGAGTTGCCACCTACTTCACCTACGTGTCTGCAGTTTTACAACATCATTTTTAGAAG GCTGTTGAAGATGTTGAATTTGCAGCAGATTGGACGTAATTATTACAACCCCAGTGACCCAATCAGCATCCCTAAACACAG GTTGATGGTTTGGCCGGGCTTCACAACTTCTATCCTCCAGTATGAGGAAAGCATTATGTTATGTACAGATGTGAGCTATAAGGTTCTCCGCAGTGAAACAGTGTTGGATTTTATGTACAGTCTGTATTACCAGGTTGAAGAGCAAAGATTTAGAGATGCGTGTGCTAAGGAGCTGATAGGTTTAATTGTTCTTACAAA GTATAATAACAGAACATACAGAGTTGATGACATTGACTGGGATGCCAATCCACGGTGTACCTTTAGAAAAGCAGATGGTTCTGAGATCAGCTATGTGGACTACTACAAAAGG CAGTATAATCAAGAAATTACCGACTTGAACCAGCCTGTCTTGATCAGTCAGTctaagaggaagagaggaaactTGATGCCAGGACCTGTGGCTCTAATTCCAGAGCTGTGCTTCCTAACAG GATTAACTGAGAAGATGCGTAATGATTTTAATATGATGAAAGACTTGTCTAGTCATACACGAGTGCCACCTGAGCAAAGGAAACATGAAATTGGAAGACTTATTGACTACATCCGAAA agatgACAATGTTCAGAAGGAACTCCGAGACTGGGGTTTAAGCTTTGATTCTAATTTATTATCCTTTTCGGGAAGAGTTATTCAAGGAGAAAAGATCCTTCAATCAGGAAATGTG TTTGATTACAATCCTCAGTTTGCTGACTGGTCAAAGGAAACCAAGGGAGCTCCCTTAATCTGTGCAAAGCCTCTAGAAAACTGGTTATTAATATACACACGGCGCAACTATGAGATTGCTAATACATTACTTCAGAATCTGTTTAAAGTCACACCATCTATGGGAATCAGAATGAACAAGGCAACCAT GATTGAAGTAGAAGATAGAACAGAAGCTTATTTAAGGGTTTTACAGCAATGTATTACCCCTGACACAAACATA gcagTTTGTGTTTTGTCTAGTTCCCGAAAGGATAAATATGATGCCATCAAGAAATACTTATGTACAGATTGTCCCATTCCCAGTCAATGTGTGCTTGCTCGCACTTTAAGCAAGCCTCAGACTGCTATGGCTGTAGCAACAAAAATTGCCTTACAAATGAACTGTAAAATGGGTGGAGAACTTTGGAGTGTTGAGATCCCA CTGAAACAGGTGATGGTTGTGGGAATTGATTGTTACCATGACACTTTGTCTGGAAAGCACTCAATCGCAGGATTTGTAGCTAACCTGAATCAAACAATGACACG GTGGTTCTCCCGCTGTGTTGTTCAAGGTCAGGGGCAAGAGATTGTGGATGGGCTCAAGGCCTGCTTGCAAA ctgctctAAGAGACTGGTTCAAGTGGAATAAGTATTTGCCCTCTCGTATTATTGTGTATCGTGATGGTGTAGGAGATGGACAACTGCATACTTTGGTTAATTACGAAGTGCCTCAGTTCCTGGATTGCTTGAAGAGTGTTGGTAAAGACTACAA tcCAAGACTTACTGTGATAGTTGTGAAGAAACGAGTGAATACCAGATTCTTTGCACAGAGTGGTGGAGCACTTAAAAACCCACCCCCTGGTACTGTTGTTGATGTGGAGGTTACCAGACCAGAATG GTATGATTTCTTTATTGTGAGTCAGGCAGTGAGAAATGGTTGTGTTGCACCCACTCATTATAATGTGATTTATGACACTAGCGGTCTGAAACCAGATCACTTACAACGTTTAACCTACAAACTTTGCCACATGTACTATAATTGGTCG ggtgttatcagagtaCCTGCTCCTTGCCAGTATGCTCATAAACTGGCTTTCCTCGTAGGTCAGAGTATTCACAGAGAACCAAACCTGTTGCTTTCAGACAGACTTTACTATCTTTGA